In Streptomyces sp. NBC_01717, one DNA window encodes the following:
- a CDS encoding helix-turn-helix domain-containing protein: protein MLQRLAAERATGALMRDRGTLYLADGQVVHAESPATPGIDILLTTGGTLHRDGWWDAVAQAGAGQRVGRYLVDSGRIPGGALELCHLGALYDAAFFALAPTRTPARFRYGVSHWIGPVHPVPVDAVQRETLRRRELLDRIWPDAMTDTAPLVRAARPVDAPVPARRRRVLDLVDGVRTASDIAQHLGRSAFHILVDLRRLTAAGLVEAVRQTAAPSASAPGRITLPEVTADPDVALLRRLRDALEAL from the coding sequence ATGCTCCAGCGCCTCGCCGCCGAGCGCGCCACCGGCGCCCTGATGCGCGACCGCGGCACGCTCTACCTCGCCGACGGCCAGGTCGTGCACGCCGAGAGTCCCGCGACACCAGGCATCGACATCCTGCTCACCACCGGCGGCACCCTGCACCGCGACGGCTGGTGGGACGCGGTCGCCCAGGCGGGCGCCGGGCAGCGGGTCGGCCGCTACCTGGTGGACAGCGGACGGATACCCGGCGGCGCCCTGGAGCTCTGCCACTTGGGAGCGCTGTACGACGCCGCCTTCTTCGCCCTCGCCCCCACCCGGACCCCGGCCCGGTTCCGTTACGGGGTCTCGCACTGGATCGGTCCCGTGCACCCCGTCCCCGTCGATGCCGTGCAGCGCGAGACGCTCCGGCGCCGGGAGCTGCTGGACCGGATCTGGCCCGACGCGATGACCGACACCGCCCCGCTCGTCCGGGCGGCCCGTCCCGTCGACGCCCCCGTCCCCGCACGTCGGCGCCGCGTACTCGACCTGGTGGACGGAGTGCGTACGGCATCCGACATCGCACAGCACCTGGGCCGCTCGGCGTTCCACATCCTCGTCGACCTGCGGCGGCTCACGGCCGCCGGACTGGTCGAAGCGGTCCGGCAGACGGCAGCCCCGTCCGCCTCCGCGCCCGGCCGGATCACGCTTCCCGAGGTCACGGCCGACCCCGACGTCGCCCTGCTGCGCCGGCTCAGAGACGCATTGGAGGCCCTGTGA
- the hutU gene encoding urocanate hydratase — translation MSGPRPVRAPRGTELSALGWQQEAALRMLQNNLDPEVAEHPDKLVVYGGTGKAARDWRSFDAMVRTLQTLKQDETMLVQSGRPVGVMQTHEWAPRVLIANSNLVGDWANWEEFRRLEALGLTMYGQMTAGSWIYIGTQGILQGTYETFAAVAAKKFNGTLAGTITLTAGLGGMGGAQPLAVTMNDGVAICIDCDPRAIERRIEHRYLDVRADSLEHALQLAVEARDARKSLSIGLLGNAAELLPRMLAEGAPIDIVTDQTSAHDPLAYLPIGVDFDDMAAYAAEKPADFTQRAREAMAKHVEAMVGFMDAGAEVFDYGNSIRGEARLAGYDRAFDFPGFVPAYIRPLFCEGKGPFRWAALSGEASDIHKTDKAMLELFPENESLHRWIKMAGERVHFQGLPARICWLGYGERDRAGERFNDMVASGELAAPLAIGRDHLDCGSVASPYRETEAMLDGSDAIADWPLLNAMVNVASGASWVSIHHGGGVGMGRSIHAGQVTVADGTKLAGEKIRRVLTNDPGMGVIRHVDAGYDIAESVAADKGVRVPMTEGGQ, via the coding sequence ATGTCAGGACCCCGCCCCGTACGGGCACCGCGCGGTACGGAACTGAGCGCCCTGGGATGGCAGCAGGAAGCCGCCCTCCGCATGCTGCAGAACAACCTCGACCCCGAGGTCGCCGAGCACCCCGACAAGCTCGTCGTCTACGGCGGCACGGGCAAGGCGGCCCGCGACTGGCGCTCGTTCGACGCCATGGTGCGCACGCTGCAGACGCTCAAGCAGGACGAGACGATGCTCGTCCAGTCCGGGCGGCCGGTCGGCGTCATGCAGACCCACGAATGGGCGCCGCGCGTCCTGATCGCCAACTCCAACCTGGTCGGCGACTGGGCGAACTGGGAGGAGTTCCGCCGCCTGGAGGCGCTCGGACTCACCATGTACGGCCAGATGACCGCCGGGTCGTGGATCTACATCGGCACACAGGGCATCCTGCAGGGCACGTACGAGACGTTCGCCGCCGTCGCCGCGAAGAAGTTCAACGGGACGCTGGCCGGGACGATCACCCTGACCGCCGGACTCGGCGGCATGGGCGGCGCCCAGCCGCTCGCGGTCACCATGAACGACGGCGTCGCGATCTGCATCGACTGCGACCCGCGTGCCATCGAGCGCCGCATCGAGCACCGCTACCTGGATGTGCGCGCCGACTCCCTGGAGCACGCGCTCCAGCTCGCCGTCGAGGCGCGCGACGCACGTAAGTCGCTCTCCATCGGGCTGCTCGGCAACGCGGCGGAGCTGCTGCCCCGGATGCTCGCCGAGGGCGCCCCGATCGACATCGTCACCGACCAGACGAGCGCGCACGACCCGCTCGCGTACCTCCCGATCGGCGTCGACTTCGACGACATGGCCGCGTACGCCGCCGAGAAGCCCGCCGACTTCACGCAGCGGGCCCGCGAGGCGATGGCCAAGCACGTCGAGGCGATGGTCGGCTTCATGGACGCCGGGGCCGAGGTCTTCGACTACGGCAACTCGATCCGCGGCGAGGCCAGGCTGGCGGGCTACGACCGGGCGTTCGACTTCCCCGGGTTCGTCCCCGCGTACATCCGGCCGCTGTTCTGCGAGGGCAAGGGCCCGTTCCGCTGGGCCGCGCTGTCCGGCGAGGCGTCGGACATCCACAAGACCGACAAGGCGATGCTCGAACTCTTCCCCGAGAACGAGTCGCTGCACCGATGGATCAAGATGGCCGGCGAACGCGTCCACTTCCAGGGGCTGCCCGCCCGGATCTGCTGGCTCGGCTACGGCGAGCGCGACCGTGCCGGTGAGCGGTTCAACGACATGGTGGCCAGCGGTGAGCTGGCCGCGCCGCTGGCGATCGGCCGCGACCACCTGGACTGCGGGTCGGTGGCGTCCCCGTACCGCGAGACCGAGGCGATGCTCGACGGGTCCGACGCGATTGCGGACTGGCCGCTGCTGAACGCCATGGTCAACGTGGCGTCCGGCGCCTCTTGGGTCTCCATCCACCACGGTGGCGGCGTCGGGATGGGGCGCTCCATCCACGCGGGGCAGGTGACCGTGGCCGACGGCACGAAGCTGGCGGGCGAGAAGATCCGCCGGGTGCTGACGAACGACCCGGGCATGGGCGTCATCCGGCATGTCGATGCCGGGTACGACATCGCGGAGTCCGTCGCCGCGGACAAGGGCGTGCGGGTGCCGATGACCGAGGGCGGGCAGTGA
- a CDS encoding allantoate amidohydrolase — protein sequence MWKELAPIGRHPGSGGYRRYAWTAADGDCRGWFRAQAEARGLGYEVDRNGNQWAWLGDPLGDDAVVTGSHLDSVPDGGAFDGPLGVVSSFAAFDELRRRGAEFTRPFAITNFGDEEGARFGLACVGSRLAAGQLTVEKAHQLRDGDGITLPQAMEAAGYDPEAIGPDPERLARIGAFVELHVEQGRSLDLTGDPVGIASAIWPHGRWRFDFRGEANHAGTTRLVDRRDPMLTYAETVLAARREAQLTGALATFGKIAVEPNGVNAIPSLVRGWLDSRAADQDTLDAVVTGIERAAREHAERAGIDLDVVRESFTPVVEFQHALRDELGKILTGRGGDDAGRAVPVLGTGAGHDAGILSASVPTAMLFVRNPTGISHSPAEHAAEDDCVAGVIALADVLEGLACS from the coding sequence ATGTGGAAGGAGCTTGCCCCCATCGGGCGGCATCCCGGGAGCGGCGGCTACCGCCGCTACGCCTGGACCGCCGCCGACGGTGACTGCCGTGGCTGGTTCCGGGCGCAGGCCGAAGCCCGCGGGCTCGGGTACGAGGTCGACCGGAACGGGAACCAGTGGGCCTGGCTCGGGGACCCGCTCGGTGACGACGCCGTCGTCACCGGGTCGCACCTCGACTCCGTGCCCGACGGCGGTGCCTTCGACGGGCCGCTCGGTGTGGTCTCCTCCTTCGCCGCGTTCGATGAACTCCGCCGCAGGGGAGCGGAGTTCACCCGTCCGTTCGCCATCACCAACTTCGGTGACGAGGAAGGGGCCCGGTTCGGGCTCGCGTGTGTCGGGTCCCGGCTCGCCGCCGGGCAGCTGACCGTCGAGAAGGCGCACCAGCTCCGCGACGGCGACGGCATCACACTGCCGCAGGCCATGGAGGCCGCCGGCTACGACCCCGAGGCCATCGGGCCGGACCCTGAACGGCTGGCCCGTATCGGTGCGTTCGTCGAGCTCCACGTCGAACAGGGGCGCTCCCTCGACCTCACCGGCGACCCGGTCGGTATCGCCTCCGCCATCTGGCCGCACGGCCGCTGGCGGTTCGACTTCCGGGGTGAGGCCAACCACGCGGGCACCACCCGGCTCGTGGACCGGCGCGACCCGATGCTCACATACGCCGAGACCGTGCTGGCCGCCCGTCGCGAGGCGCAGCTCACCGGCGCCCTGGCCACCTTCGGCAAGATCGCCGTCGAGCCGAACGGGGTCAACGCCATCCCCTCCCTCGTCCGGGGCTGGCTCGACTCGCGCGCCGCCGACCAGGACACCCTCGACGCCGTCGTCACCGGCATCGAGCGGGCCGCCCGGGAACACGCCGAGCGCGCGGGCATCGATCTCGATGTCGTACGGGAGTCCTTCACGCCCGTCGTGGAGTTCCAGCACGCCCTGCGCGACGAACTCGGCAAGATCCTGACGGGCAGGGGCGGCGACGACGCGGGCCGCGCCGTGCCCGTCCTCGGTACCGGAGCCGGGCACGACGCGGGTATTTTGTCCGCTTCGGTGCCTACCGCCATGCTGTTCGTACGGAACCCCACCGGGATCTCGCACTCGCCGGCCGAACACGCCGCCGAGGACGACTGCGTGGCCGGGGTGATCGCACTCGCCGATGTACTGGAAGGTCTCGCGTGCAGCTGA
- a CDS encoding formimidoylglutamate deiminase produces the protein MQLTTTPPGKRDTTTFWLSHAWLGTHVEPGVALDVADGRIAGVRTGVDAPPPGATVLRGLTLPGLANAHSHAFHRALRSTVQVGSGTFWTWRELMYQVSSRLTPETYYDLARAVYAEMALAGITAVGEFHYLHHAPGGVPYNNPNAMGEALIAAADAAGIRITLLDTAYLAAGFGQRAGQYQQPNQHQLRFSDTTAEAWAERASLLKDTDHALIGAAVHSVRAVPAGQLATVAAWAEGRRAPLHVHLSEQVAENEACQGAHGCSPTRLLADHGVLGPRTTGVHNTHLSGEDITLLGSSATGTCMCPTTERDLADGIGPAVALQRAGSPLSLGSDSHAVIDLFEEARAMELNERLRTQARGHWTAAALLRAATADGHAALGRPDAGTLEPGAFADFTTVALDSVRTAGPVPRLAAEAAVFAASAADVRHTVVAGRHIVRDGQHALVEDVPAALASAIAVLHG, from the coding sequence GTGCAGCTGACAACGACACCGCCGGGAAAGCGCGACACCACGACCTTCTGGCTGTCCCACGCCTGGCTCGGCACCCATGTCGAGCCGGGCGTCGCCCTGGACGTCGCCGACGGGCGGATCGCCGGGGTGCGTACCGGCGTCGACGCCCCGCCGCCGGGCGCCACCGTGCTGCGCGGGCTCACTCTTCCCGGACTCGCCAACGCCCACTCGCACGCCTTCCACCGTGCCCTGCGCTCGACCGTCCAGGTCGGCTCCGGCACCTTCTGGACCTGGCGCGAGCTCATGTACCAGGTCTCGTCCAGGCTCACCCCCGAGACGTACTACGACCTCGCCCGGGCCGTGTACGCCGAGATGGCGCTGGCCGGCATCACCGCCGTCGGTGAGTTCCACTATCTGCACCACGCGCCGGGCGGAGTCCCGTACAACAACCCGAACGCGATGGGCGAGGCCCTGATCGCCGCCGCCGACGCGGCCGGTATCCGGATCACCCTGCTGGACACCGCCTATCTCGCCGCCGGGTTCGGGCAGCGGGCCGGGCAGTACCAGCAGCCCAACCAGCACCAGCTGCGGTTCTCCGACACCACGGCCGAGGCCTGGGCCGAACGCGCTTCCCTCCTCAAGGACACCGACCACGCCCTGATCGGCGCGGCCGTCCACTCCGTGCGCGCCGTGCCCGCCGGGCAGCTCGCCACCGTGGCCGCGTGGGCCGAGGGTCGGCGGGCCCCCCTCCATGTCCACCTCTCCGAACAGGTTGCGGAGAACGAGGCCTGCCAGGGGGCCCACGGCTGTTCCCCGACCCGGCTCCTCGCCGACCACGGAGTCCTCGGCCCGCGCACCACCGGCGTTCACAACACCCACCTCAGCGGCGAGGACATCACGCTGCTCGGCTCCTCGGCCACCGGCACCTGCATGTGCCCCACCACCGAACGCGACCTGGCCGACGGCATCGGCCCCGCCGTAGCCCTTCAGCGCGCGGGCTCGCCGCTCTCCCTGGGCAGCGACAGCCACGCCGTGATCGACCTCTTCGAAGAGGCCCGCGCGATGGAGCTCAACGAGCGGCTGCGCACCCAGGCCCGCGGCCACTGGACCGCGGCCGCACTGCTGCGCGCCGCCACCGCCGACGGACACGCCGCACTGGGCCGTCCCGACGCGGGCACCCTCGAACCGGGCGCCTTCGCCGACTTCACCACCGTCGCCCTGGACTCCGTCAGAACAGCGGGACCGGTGCCCCGACTGGCGGCCGAAGCAGCCGTATTCGCCGCCTCCGCCGCTGATGTGCGGCATACGGTCGTGGCAGGCCGGCACATCGTCCGCGACGGGCAGCACGCGCTCGTCGAGGACGTACCCGCAGCACTCGCCTCGGCCATCGCCGTCCTGCACGGCTGA
- the hutI gene encoding imidazolonepropionase, which translates to MTTTAITNIASLVTNDPSLGDNSPLGLILDAAVVIEGDRVVWTGESSKAPATDSAVDASGRAVIPGFVDSHSHLLFAGDRTQEFNARMSGRPYTAGGIRTTVAATRAATDDELSANVVRYLTEALRQGTTTFETKSGYGLTVEDEARALRIAARHTDEVTYLGAHVVSPDYADDPAGYVDLVTGPMLDACAPYARWVDVFCEKGAFDGDQARAILTAGMAKGLHPRVHANQLSYGPGVQLAVELDAASADHCTHLTDADVDALAQGNTVATLLPGAEFSTRADWPDARRILDAGATVALSTDCNPGSSFTSSMPFCIALAVRDMGMTPDEALWSATAGGAAALRRTDIGRIAPGARADLVLLDAPSHVHLAYRPGVPLVQAVWQRGERTL; encoded by the coding sequence ATGACGACGACCGCCATCACCAACATCGCCAGTCTGGTCACCAACGACCCCTCCCTCGGTGACAATTCCCCCCTGGGCCTGATCCTGGACGCGGCCGTAGTCATCGAGGGCGACCGCGTCGTCTGGACCGGTGAGTCAAGCAAAGCACCCGCCACTGACAGCGCCGTCGACGCGAGCGGCCGCGCGGTGATCCCCGGGTTCGTCGACTCCCACTCGCATCTCCTCTTCGCGGGCGACCGCACCCAGGAGTTCAACGCCCGGATGTCCGGCCGTCCTTACACCGCGGGCGGCATCAGGACCACGGTCGCCGCCACCCGCGCCGCCACCGACGACGAGCTCTCCGCCAACGTCGTCCGCTATCTGACGGAGGCGCTCCGCCAGGGCACCACCACGTTCGAGACCAAGTCCGGATACGGGCTCACCGTCGAGGACGAGGCCCGCGCCCTGCGTATCGCCGCCCGCCACACCGACGAGGTCACCTACCTCGGCGCCCACGTCGTGTCCCCCGACTACGCCGACGATCCCGCCGGGTACGTCGACCTGGTGACCGGGCCGATGCTCGACGCCTGTGCGCCGTACGCCCGTTGGGTCGACGTCTTCTGCGAGAAGGGCGCGTTCGACGGCGACCAGGCCCGCGCGATCCTCACCGCCGGCATGGCCAAGGGCCTCCACCCCCGCGTCCACGCCAACCAGCTGAGCTACGGCCCCGGTGTCCAGCTCGCCGTCGAGCTCGACGCCGCGTCCGCCGACCACTGCACCCACCTGACCGACGCCGACGTCGACGCCCTCGCCCAGGGCAACACCGTTGCCACGCTCCTCCCCGGCGCCGAGTTCTCCACCAGGGCCGACTGGCCCGACGCCCGTCGCATCCTGGACGCGGGAGCCACCGTCGCGCTCTCCACGGACTGCAACCCGGGCTCGTCGTTCACCTCCTCCATGCCCTTCTGCATCGCGCTCGCCGTACGCGACATGGGCATGACCCCGGACGAGGCCCTCTGGTCCGCCACCGCGGGCGGCGCCGCGGCCCTGCGCCGCACGGACATCGGCCGCATCGCCCCCGGAGCCCGCGCCGACCTGGTCCTCCTCGACGCCCCCAGCCATGTCCACCTCGCCTACCGGCCGGGTGTCCCGCTGGTCCAGGCCGTCTGGCAGCGCGGCGAACGCACTCTCTGA
- a CDS encoding RNA polymerase sigma factor SigF → MSPRLDGPRTHNATSACPQGLTESDSPAAVAVPGPRSSNTSTTRNTSTTSSIGDGLEDLPEIPPYSEVGSLDARALSKTLFARLESLEEGTHEHAYVRNTLVELNLALVKFAASRFRSRSEPMEDIVQVGTIGLIKAIDRFELSRGVEFPTFAMPTIIGEIKRFFRDTSWSVRVPRRLQELRIDLAKAGDELAQHLDRAPTVGELADRLGLSDDEVVEGMAASNAYTASSLDAKPMEDDAEGALADRIGYEDHGLAGVEYVESLKPLIAALPGRDRKILSLRFVANMTQSEIGEELGISQMHVSRLLSRTLVKLRKGLTLEE, encoded by the coding sequence ATGTCGCCCCGGCTCGACGGCCCGCGTACCCACAACGCAACGTCAGCATGTCCTCAGGGACTGACCGAATCAGACTCCCCTGCAGCGGTTGCCGTACCCGGCCCGCGCAGCAGCAACACCAGCACCACCCGCAACACCAGCACGACCAGCAGCATCGGCGACGGTCTCGAAGACCTTCCCGAGATCCCGCCGTACTCCGAAGTGGGTTCGCTGGACGCCAGAGCGCTTTCCAAGACGCTCTTCGCCCGGCTCGAATCCCTCGAAGAGGGCACCCACGAGCATGCGTACGTACGCAACACGCTCGTCGAACTCAACCTGGCCCTGGTCAAGTTCGCCGCCTCCCGGTTCCGCTCCCGCAGCGAACCGATGGAGGACATCGTCCAGGTCGGCACCATCGGCCTGATCAAGGCGATCGACCGGTTCGAGCTCAGCCGGGGCGTCGAGTTCCCCACGTTCGCGATGCCCACCATCATCGGCGAGATCAAGCGTTTCTTCCGCGACACCAGTTGGTCCGTGCGCGTCCCGCGGCGACTGCAGGAGTTGCGGATCGACCTGGCCAAGGCGGGCGACGAACTCGCCCAGCACCTGGACCGGGCGCCCACCGTGGGCGAACTCGCCGACCGCCTCGGACTCAGCGACGACGAGGTCGTCGAGGGCATGGCCGCGAGCAACGCGTACACCGCGAGCTCACTCGACGCCAAGCCCATGGAGGACGACGCCGAGGGTGCACTGGCCGACCGGATCGGCTACGAGGACCACGGACTCGCAGGCGTTGAGTACGTCGAGTCCCTGAAGCCGCTGATCGCCGCGCTGCCCGGCCGCGACCGGAAGATCCTCTCGCTCCGCTTCGTCGCCAACATGACGCAGTCGGAGATCGGTGAGGAGCTCGGCATCTCCCAGATGCACGTCTCGCGGCTGCTCTCGCGGACGCTGGTCAAGCTCAGGAAGGGCCTGACGCTGGAGGAATGA
- a CDS encoding STAS domain-containing protein yields the protein MDRQTVGSANRGRLQVEVRTEGRSEVVTPVGELDHHTADLLREPLESAVEQGRVRLVVDCSRLEFCDSTGLNVLLGARLKAEAAGGGVHLAGMLPVVARVFEITGAEAVFTVHDSLAEALDT from the coding sequence ATGGACCGCCAGACGGTCGGCAGTGCGAATCGGGGTCGACTTCAGGTCGAGGTCCGGACCGAGGGGCGCAGCGAGGTCGTGACGCCGGTGGGTGAGTTGGATCACCACACCGCCGACCTGCTTCGCGAGCCCTTGGAGAGCGCGGTCGAGCAAGGGCGGGTGCGCCTGGTGGTCGACTGTTCGCGACTCGAATTCTGTGATTCCACCGGGCTGAATGTGCTGCTCGGTGCCCGCCTCAAGGCGGAGGCGGCCGGGGGAGGGGTCCATTTGGCCGGAATGCTGCCGGTGGTGGCGAGGGTCTTCGAGATCACCGGGGCCGAGGCGGTCTTCACCGTCCACGACTCCCTGGCAGAGGCTCTGGACACCTGA
- a CDS encoding ATP-binding protein: MSTTRQHQPGDLGREPEGTGHGADAPSAEPVERQWRTLPLRQVSGIVPAARDFARQALHDWGWLPASSADRRAAAEDVLLVVSELVTNACLHAEGPEELRIGCTSKVLRVEVLDGGAGQPAPRTPHRAGRPGGHGMFIVQRLCLDWGVLRVPGEPGKTVWAELAAPA; this comes from the coding sequence ATGAGCACCACCCGGCAGCATCAGCCGGGCGACCTCGGCCGCGAGCCGGAGGGCACGGGCCACGGCGCCGACGCACCCTCCGCCGAGCCGGTCGAGCGACAGTGGCGCACGCTGCCGCTGCGGCAGGTCAGCGGCATCGTGCCGGCGGCCCGTGATTTCGCCCGCCAGGCACTCCACGACTGGGGCTGGCTCCCCGCGTCGAGCGCCGACCGCCGAGCGGCTGCCGAAGACGTCCTGCTGGTCGTCTCCGAGCTGGTCACCAACGCCTGCCTGCACGCGGAGGGACCCGAGGAGCTGCGCATCGGCTGCACCTCGAAGGTGCTGCGGGTGGAAGTTCTCGACGGCGGAGCGGGACAGCCCGCACCTCGCACCCCGCACCGTGCCGGCCGGCCCGGCGGGCACGGCATGTTCATCGTCCAGCGGCTCTGCCTGGACTGGGGGGTTCTGCGGGTGCCGGGTGAACCCGGCAAGACCGTCTGGGCGGAGCTGGCCGCCCCTGCGTAG
- a CDS encoding peptidase has protein sequence MSYPKRTALALASALAGSVVLLAAPAAHATVVDVDYQCKTPIGDKSAVSPIDIKGVKSGNGYTLTMSFQKGVSSSPVELGKGAMKPSAVIRLGGAESGQVQVSGPANAAAIPANTPIKISDLTGTYTPKKSGKVSFTAGVLTIKALGTTTTCTPGNSPKPSLELDVTAAGGPQNTSDDGGQLPKTGPLDSAMALGTLGGTVLLTGAAGVLWLTRRGQRATG, from the coding sequence GTGTCGTACCCGAAGCGAACAGCTCTCGCCCTGGCGTCCGCGCTGGCCGGCTCGGTGGTGCTGCTGGCCGCGCCCGCCGCACACGCCACGGTCGTGGACGTCGACTACCAGTGCAAGACCCCGATCGGGGACAAGAGTGCCGTATCGCCCATCGACATCAAGGGCGTCAAGAGCGGCAACGGATACACGCTCACGATGTCCTTCCAGAAGGGCGTCTCGTCCAGCCCTGTCGAACTGGGCAAGGGCGCCATGAAACCCAGTGCGGTGATCCGGCTGGGCGGCGCCGAATCGGGCCAGGTACAGGTCTCGGGCCCGGCGAACGCCGCGGCGATCCCGGCCAACACCCCCATCAAGATCAGTGACTTGACGGGTACGTATACCCCGAAGAAGAGCGGCAAGGTCAGCTTCACCGCGGGGGTGCTCACCATCAAGGCTCTCGGCACGACCACGACCTGCACCCCGGGCAACAGCCCCAAGCCGTCGCTGGAGCTGGATGTGACGGCGGCGGGCGGCCCGCAGAACACGTCGGACGACGGCGGTCAGCTGCCGAAGACCGGTCCGCTCGACTCCGCGATGGCGCTCGGGACGCTCGGCGGCACGGTGCTGCTGACCGGTGCGGCCGGAGTGCTGTGGCTGACCCGGCGCGGGCAGCGGGCCACGGGCTGA
- a CDS encoding COG1470 family protein, which produces MPSSTGQAARAVLAVLLCAFAMTPAAAADRAESATDWTARPAASGAATRTGDDDDDGRPYFYLEGVPGTVLQDRLAVTNPGRTPVTVRLRGADAYNAEDGEFAVRGSKGSAGTGSWLRLAADRVTVPACTRAEVPFSVTVPTSAPPGDHPGAIVAESAGRSVGVRVHLRVSGPTLAALTVEDVTVSGRTIHYTLVNRGNAALAPRLAVSADGVFGALLRREARTLPVELLPGQRAKLTEPWRDVPALDSVTVRLRVTAAGGAHSEATGSVVLVPWAPVTVGVLLFLSAVAAGAYAYRLRRRQRRPPDGAGPVSRPTSDERHLVKAGADR; this is translated from the coding sequence ATGCCGTCGTCGACCGGTCAAGCCGCCCGAGCCGTTCTCGCCGTCCTCCTGTGCGCCTTCGCCATGACCCCGGCGGCGGCCGCCGACCGGGCGGAAAGTGCCACGGACTGGACGGCTCGGCCCGCCGCGAGCGGCGCCGCGACCCGGACCGGCGACGACGACGACGACGGCAGACCGTACTTCTACCTGGAGGGCGTGCCCGGCACCGTCCTGCAGGACCGGCTCGCCGTCACCAACCCGGGCCGCACCCCGGTCACCGTGCGGCTGCGCGGGGCCGACGCGTACAACGCCGAGGACGGTGAATTCGCGGTACGCGGATCGAAGGGCTCCGCCGGGACCGGCTCCTGGCTGCGGCTCGCGGCGGACCGGGTGACCGTGCCCGCCTGTACCCGTGCCGAGGTGCCGTTCTCCGTCACCGTGCCGACGAGTGCGCCACCTGGCGACCACCCCGGCGCGATCGTCGCCGAGAGCGCCGGCCGTTCGGTCGGGGTACGCGTCCACCTCCGGGTCAGCGGGCCGACCCTGGCCGCACTGACCGTCGAGGACGTCACCGTGTCCGGCCGGACCATTCACTACACCCTCGTCAACCGTGGCAATGCGGCCCTCGCTCCGCGCCTTGCCGTCAGCGCGGACGGGGTGTTCGGCGCGCTGCTGCGGCGTGAGGCCCGGACCCTGCCGGTGGAGCTGCTGCCCGGACAGCGGGCGAAGCTCACCGAACCGTGGCGGGACGTCCCCGCCCTCGACTCCGTCACCGTCCGACTGCGGGTCACTGCCGCGGGCGGCGCGCACAGCGAGGCGACCGGCTCGGTGGTCCTCGTCCCCTGGGCGCCGGTGACCGTCGGCGTACTGCTGTTCCTGTCCGCGGTCGCGGCCGGCGCGTACGCATACCGGCTGCGGCGCAGGCAGCGGCGGCCGCCGGACGGCGCCGGCCCGGTATCTCGACCCACGTCGGACGAAAGGCACTTGGTGAAGGCGGGAGCGGACAGGTGA